One stretch of Streptomyces sp. R21 DNA includes these proteins:
- a CDS encoding class I SAM-dependent methyltransferase, which yields MTTSPHQEPHQNPQSNPHPHPNPHNTRAHSFNAAASQYAANRPSYPPALFDTVEALAARPLTSARTVDVGAGTGIATALLQARGADVLAVEPGEGMTAEFRRTLPGVPVVRGSGNALPLADAAADFITYAQAWHWTDPHRSVPEALRVLRPGGALALWWNTTALDVPWHAAQAHRIDRFFGRDRIVATNGSGADLALADPTGRLDFTRRAVRWSRSVPLETHLANIGSHSIFLVHDEDATAAFLTEERRHLLDVFPDGTVEETYVVDLLVALNA from the coding sequence ATGACGACATCCCCCCACCAAGAGCCCCACCAAAACCCTCAATCCAATCCCCACCCCCACCCGAACCCCCACAACACCCGAGCCCACTCCTTCAACGCCGCCGCATCCCAGTACGCAGCGAACCGCCCCTCCTACCCCCCGGCCCTCTTCGACACCGTCGAGGCCCTGGCGGCCCGCCCCCTCACCAGCGCCCGGACGGTAGACGTGGGCGCCGGCACAGGCATCGCCACCGCTCTCCTCCAGGCCCGCGGCGCCGACGTGCTCGCCGTGGAGCCGGGCGAAGGCATGACGGCCGAGTTCCGCCGCACCCTCCCCGGCGTCCCGGTCGTCCGGGGCAGCGGAAACGCGCTCCCCCTTGCCGATGCCGCCGCGGACTTCATCACGTACGCCCAGGCCTGGCACTGGACCGACCCGCACCGATCGGTCCCGGAGGCGCTGCGCGTCCTGCGCCCGGGCGGCGCCCTCGCCCTGTGGTGGAACACCACCGCACTGGACGTTCCGTGGCACGCCGCCCAGGCACACCGGATCGACCGCTTCTTCGGCAGGGACCGCATCGTCGCCACGAACGGCAGCGGCGCCGACCTCGCGCTCGCCGACCCCACCGGCCGCCTGGACTTCACGCGCCGGGCGGTCCGCTGGAGCCGCAGCGTCCCCCTCGAAACGCACCTGGCCAACATCGGAAGCCACTCGATCTTCCTGGTGCACGACGAGGACGCCACCGCTGCCTTCCTCACCGAGGAAAGGCGTCACCTGCTCGACGTCTTCCCAGACGGGACGGTCGAGGAGACCTATGTGGTGGACCTGCTCGTAGCCCTCAACGCGTAA
- a CDS encoding SH3 domain-containing protein, whose protein sequence is MSVDRTEEIAGGDEAEAVATTAAAESTTEAALRYYSIAPGVSVNVRSGPGTSYKIVRVLSAGTRVPIFCQTPGETITGPYGTTKIWDNIGNGQYISDAYVQTGSDGYVAAHCS, encoded by the coding sequence ATGTCTGTTGACCGTACTGAGGAGATCGCGGGCGGCGATGAGGCCGAGGCCGTCGCGACGACAGCGGCGGCCGAGAGCACGACCGAGGCGGCCCTGCGCTACTACTCGATCGCACCGGGCGTCTCCGTGAACGTCCGCAGTGGCCCCGGCACCAGCTACAAGATCGTCCGTGTCCTGTCCGCGGGCACCCGCGTTCCGATCTTCTGTCAGACGCCGGGCGAGACCATCACCGGCCCGTACGGCACGACGAAGATCTGGGACAACATCGGCAACGGTCAGTACATCTCGGACGCGTACGTGCAGACGGGCAGCGACGGCTACGTCGCGGCACATTGCTCCTGA
- a CDS encoding Ppx/GppA family phosphatase yields the protein MRLGVLDVGSNTVHLLVVDAHPGARPLPAHSHKVELRLAQLLDEGGAIGPEGVDKLIGVVHEALEAAEDKGVEELLPFATSAVREASNADDVLARVQAETGVELQVLTGAEEARLTFLAARRWFGWSAGKLLVLDIGGGSLEIGYGIDEEPDAAVSLPLGAGRLTAGWLPTDPADPADIKALRRHVRAQIARTVGEFSRFGAPDHVVATSKTFKQLARLAGAARSTEGLYVQRELKRRSLEDWVPKLASMTVDERAELPGVSEGRAGQLLAGALVAEGAMDLFGVETLEICPWALREGVILRRLDHMATA from the coding sequence ATGAGACTCGGTGTCCTCGACGTGGGTTCGAACACGGTGCATCTGCTGGTGGTGGATGCGCACCCGGGCGCGCGCCCGCTTCCCGCGCATTCGCACAAGGTGGAGCTGCGGCTCGCCCAACTCCTCGACGAGGGCGGAGCGATCGGCCCCGAGGGCGTCGACAAACTGATCGGTGTCGTCCACGAGGCACTGGAAGCCGCCGAGGACAAGGGTGTCGAGGAACTGCTGCCGTTCGCGACCTCCGCGGTGCGGGAGGCCAGCAACGCGGACGACGTACTGGCCCGTGTCCAGGCCGAGACCGGGGTCGAGCTCCAGGTCCTGACCGGCGCGGAGGAGGCCCGACTCACCTTCCTCGCCGCCCGCCGCTGGTTCGGCTGGTCGGCCGGGAAACTGCTGGTCCTGGACATCGGCGGGGGCTCACTCGAAATCGGCTACGGCATCGACGAGGAGCCCGACGCGGCGGTGTCGCTGCCGCTGGGCGCCGGGCGGCTGACCGCGGGCTGGCTGCCGACGGATCCCGCGGATCCGGCGGACATCAAGGCGCTACGGCGCCATGTGCGGGCCCAGATCGCCCGTACGGTCGGGGAGTTCAGCCGCTTCGGGGCACCCGACCACGTCGTCGCCACGTCCAAGACCTTCAAGCAGCTCGCACGCCTTGCCGGGGCGGCGCGCTCCACGGAGGGGCTGTACGTCCAGCGCGAGCTGAAGCGACGGTCCCTGGAGGACTGGGTTCCGAAGCTCGCCTCGATGACCGTCGACGAGCGGGCCGAGCTGCCCGGCGTCTCCGAGGGGCGCGCCGGGCAGCTCCTCGCGGGCGCACTCGTCGCCGAGGGCGCGATGGATCTCTTCGGCGTCGAAACCCTGGAAATCTGCCCCTGGGCCCTCCGAGAGGGCGTAATCCTCCGCCGCCTGGACCACATGGCAACGGCGTAG
- a CDS encoding alpha/beta hydrolase codes for MPARTRLVRTTAALATAVALSVTAPVAHADAPDTRHLTGTLADGATWIADVPAHWNGTLLLFSHGFGPTVARDAPSDASRTELLSEGYALAGSSYDPNGSMWALASAERDQFGALDAVQKSIGKPRRTLSVGQSMGGLVNARIARDGAGRVDGALGFCGLVAGGTDLDNYQLDAEHAIARLLLPAEDLKLVNFASQAEASATADRLTAAVTTAQNTPQGRARVALAAAFLNLPAWAPGQDKPADGDWAAQEEQQYAWFAQGVLSFIEGGRYAVEQSVGGNNSWNRGIDYGRLLAGSAHAPQVRALYAAAGLDLHADLRALTRSADIAADPAAVREAARTSSAGQGLGVPLLDVHTTSDNLVPVEQEDRFADRVRASGDGALLRQAYVERQGHCAFTTAETVAAVHALERRVATGHWGDAATPAALQKAALGLGLDGAAYVPYRPSELTVGRENALHARVPATDQ; via the coding sequence ATGCCCGCACGCACCCGTCTGGTCCGTACGACGGCCGCCCTGGCCACGGCAGTAGCCCTCTCCGTCACCGCCCCCGTCGCCCACGCGGACGCGCCGGACACCCGGCACCTGACCGGCACCCTCGCCGACGGCGCCACCTGGATCGCGGACGTACCGGCGCACTGGAACGGCACGCTGCTCCTGTTCAGCCACGGCTTCGGCCCCACCGTCGCGCGGGACGCGCCCTCCGACGCCTCCCGTACCGAGCTGCTCTCCGAGGGATACGCGCTGGCCGGCTCCTCGTACGACCCGAACGGGTCCATGTGGGCGCTGGCCAGCGCGGAACGCGACCAGTTCGGGGCGCTCGACGCCGTGCAGAAGTCGATCGGCAAGCCGCGCCGCACACTCTCCGTCGGCCAGTCCATGGGCGGCCTCGTCAACGCGCGGATCGCCCGGGACGGCGCGGGCCGCGTCGACGGCGCGCTCGGCTTCTGCGGCCTGGTCGCAGGCGGCACCGACCTGGACAACTACCAGCTCGACGCCGAGCACGCCATCGCCCGTCTGCTCCTGCCCGCCGAGGACCTGAAGCTGGTGAACTTCGCCTCCCAGGCCGAGGCGTCCGCCACCGCCGACCGCCTCACCGCGGCCGTCACCACCGCGCAGAACACCCCGCAGGGCCGGGCCCGCGTCGCGCTCGCCGCCGCCTTCCTCAACCTGCCCGCCTGGGCCCCCGGCCAGGACAAGCCCGCCGACGGCGACTGGGCGGCCCAGGAGGAGCAGCAGTACGCGTGGTTCGCGCAGGGAGTGCTGTCGTTCATCGAGGGCGGCCGGTACGCCGTCGAGCAGTCCGTCGGCGGCAACAACTCCTGGAACCGGGGCATCGACTACGGCCGCCTCCTCGCGGGCTCCGCGCACGCCCCGCAGGTCCGTGCTCTGTACGCGGCGGCGGGGCTCGACCTGCACGCCGACCTGCGGGCCCTCACGCGCAGCGCCGACATCGCGGCGGACCCGGCCGCGGTACGTGAGGCGGCGCGCACCTCGTCCGCCGGGCAGGGCCTCGGCGTACCCCTCCTCGACGTGCACACCACCTCCGACAACCTCGTGCCGGTCGAGCAGGAGGACCGGTTCGCGGACCGGGTGCGGGCGTCCGGGGACGGGGCGCTGCTGCGGCAGGCGTATGTCGAGCGGCAGGGCCACTGCGCGTTCACCACCGCCGAGACGGTTGCCGCCGTGCACGCCCTGGAACGGCGAGTCGCAACCGGTCACTGGGGGGATGCCGCCACGCCGGCCGCCCTGCAGAAGGCCGCGCTCGGGCTCGGTCTGGACGGGGCCGCGTATGTGCCGTACCGGCCCTCCGAGTTGACGGTGGGCCGCGAAAACGCGCTTCACGCGCGCGTGCCCGCGACGGACCAGTAA
- a CDS encoding TetR family transcriptional regulator, with amino-acid sequence MTETTPAPRRRGRPSRKQTAEAGPATRDRILDAAREEFSERGYDKTSIRGIAKAAGVDSALVHHYFGTKEQVFEAAIEVAFAPALNAPTAIADGPLDGVGERLTRFIFGVWENPTTRTPLLAIVRSAVNNEAAAAVFRRLVASQLLRRIAQQLDLPDAELRAELAAAQLVGAAMLRYVIKVEPLASADLEQIIRRLAPVVQGHLTNP; translated from the coding sequence GTGACGGAGACGACGCCCGCCCCCCGCCGCCGGGGACGCCCCTCCCGCAAGCAGACGGCGGAGGCGGGCCCCGCCACCCGCGACCGCATCCTCGACGCGGCCCGTGAGGAGTTCTCCGAGCGCGGCTACGACAAGACGTCGATCCGGGGCATCGCCAAGGCGGCCGGCGTGGACTCGGCCCTGGTGCACCACTACTTCGGCACCAAGGAACAGGTCTTCGAGGCTGCCATCGAGGTCGCGTTCGCGCCCGCGCTGAACGCCCCGACGGCCATCGCGGACGGCCCGCTGGACGGCGTGGGCGAGCGGCTGACGCGCTTCATCTTCGGCGTCTGGGAGAACCCGACGACCCGCACGCCCCTGCTGGCGATCGTCCGCTCCGCCGTGAACAACGAGGCCGCGGCGGCCGTCTTCCGCCGCCTCGTCGCCAGCCAGCTGCTCCGCCGTATCGCCCAGCAGCTCGACCTCCCGGACGCGGAACTGCGCGCCGAACTTGCGGCGGCGCAGCTCGTCGGAGCGGCGATGCTGCGCTACGTGATCAAGGTCGAGCCGCTCGCTTCCGCGGACCTGGAGCAGATCATCAGAAGACTGGCCCCGGTGGTGCAGGGTCACCTGACGAACCCCTGA
- a CDS encoding EamA/RhaT family transporter codes for MSNETTPTGPHPDPLRFFGTTWVNHDGGYAARRAGVAVGSLVAAAAACLVLRFAYQGLQIADVGRLVNVLVVVMFSVCSALAFGHTWGAFTKRPDPERQASLRGLLAIGFIGSLLAYFFRSLTEAPGEKLHREEYETARDQYKKRSKRRTGNPSKRKGS; via the coding sequence GTGAGCAACGAGACCACCCCCACAGGCCCCCACCCCGATCCCCTCCGCTTCTTCGGCACGACCTGGGTGAACCACGACGGCGGCTACGCGGCCCGCAGGGCAGGCGTGGCCGTCGGCTCACTCGTGGCCGCCGCGGCGGCCTGCCTGGTGCTGCGCTTCGCCTACCAGGGGCTGCAGATCGCGGACGTGGGCAGACTGGTGAACGTGCTGGTCGTGGTGATGTTCTCGGTGTGCAGCGCCCTCGCCTTCGGCCACACCTGGGGAGCGTTCACCAAGCGCCCCGACCCCGAGCGCCAGGCCTCCCTCCGCGGCCTCCTCGCGATCGGCTTCATCGGCTCCCTCCTCGCCTACTTCTTCCGCTCACTCACCGAGGCCCCCGGCGAGAAGCTCCACCGCGAGGAGTACGAGACGGCCCGCGACCAGTACAAGAAGCGCAGCAAGCGCCGCACGGGCAACCCGTCAAAGCGAAAGGGTTCCTAG
- the ilvD gene encoding dihydroxy-acid dehydratase, giving the protein MPELRSRTVTHGRNMAGARALMRASGVPGADIGRKPIIAVANSFTEFVPGHTHLQPVGRIVSEAITAAGAIPREFNTIAVDDGIAMGHGGMLYSLPSRDLIADSVEYMVEAHCADALICISNCDKITPGMLMAALRLNIPTVFVSGGPMESGRATLVDGTVRTLDLVDAISDAVNDKISDEDILRIEENACPTCGSCSGMFTANSMNCLTEAIGLSLPGNGSTLATHTARKALYEDAARTVVDITKRYYDGGDETVLPRTIANFAAFQNAMALDIAMGGSTNTILHLLAAAQEAGVEFGLEEINEVSRRVPCLAKVAPNVAKDRTYYMEDVHRAGGIPALLGELHRAGLLNEDVHSVHSPSLADWLKTWDVRAGSPSPEAIELWHAAPGCERSSTAFSQSKRWEALDKDAENGCIRSAEHAYSKDGGLAVLKGNLAVDGCVVKTAGVDESIWTFEGPAVVCESQDEAVDKILKKEITHGDVVVIRYEGPKGGPGMQEMLYPTSFLKGRGLGKTCALITDGRFSGGTSGLSIGHASPEAASGGTIALVQDGDRIRIDIPNRTIELLVSDEELDARRTALNGVYAPANRDRKVSAALRAYAAMATSADKGAVRDVSKLG; this is encoded by the coding sequence ATGCCCGAGCTGAGGTCCCGCACAGTCACCCACGGCCGCAATATGGCGGGCGCCCGCGCCCTTATGCGCGCCTCCGGTGTACCGGGCGCGGACATCGGCCGGAAGCCGATCATCGCGGTGGCGAACTCGTTCACCGAGTTCGTGCCGGGCCACACCCACCTCCAGCCGGTCGGCCGGATCGTCTCCGAGGCCATCACCGCCGCCGGGGCGATCCCGCGCGAGTTCAACACGATCGCCGTCGACGACGGCATCGCGATGGGCCACGGCGGCATGCTGTACTCGCTCCCCTCCCGCGACCTGATCGCGGACAGCGTGGAGTACATGGTCGAGGCGCACTGCGCCGACGCCCTGATCTGCATCTCGAACTGCGACAAGATCACGCCCGGCATGCTCATGGCCGCCCTGCGCCTGAACATCCCGACGGTCTTCGTCTCCGGCGGCCCCATGGAGTCCGGCCGGGCGACCCTCGTCGACGGCACGGTCCGCACGCTCGACCTGGTCGACGCGATCTCCGACGCCGTGAACGACAAGATCTCGGACGAGGACATCCTCCGTATCGAGGAGAACGCCTGTCCGACCTGCGGCTCCTGCTCCGGCATGTTCACCGCCAACTCGATGAACTGCCTGACCGAGGCGATCGGCCTGTCCCTCCCGGGCAACGGCTCGACCCTCGCCACGCACACGGCCCGTAAGGCGCTGTACGAGGACGCGGCGCGCACGGTCGTCGACATCACCAAGCGGTACTACGACGGCGGCGACGAGACGGTCCTGCCGCGCACCATCGCGAACTTCGCGGCCTTCCAGAACGCCATGGCTCTGGACATCGCCATGGGCGGCTCGACCAACACGATCCTGCACCTGCTGGCCGCCGCCCAGGAAGCGGGCGTCGAGTTCGGCCTGGAGGAGATCAACGAGGTCTCGCGCCGTGTGCCGTGCCTCGCCAAGGTCGCCCCGAACGTCGCGAAGGACCGCACGTACTACATGGAGGACGTGCACCGCGCCGGCGGCATCCCCGCCCTCCTGGGCGAGCTGCACCGCGCCGGCCTCCTCAACGAGGACGTGCACTCCGTCCACAGCCCTTCCCTCGCCGACTGGCTGAAGACCTGGGACGTGCGGGCGGGCTCCCCGTCCCCCGAGGCGATCGAGCTGTGGCACGCGGCGCCGGGATGCGAGAGGTCCTCCACGGCCTTCTCCCAGTCCAAGCGCTGGGAGGCCCTCGACAAGGACGCCGAGAACGGCTGCATCCGCTCCGCCGAGCACGCGTACTCCAAGGACGGCGGCCTCGCGGTCCTCAAGGGCAACCTGGCGGTCGACGGCTGCGTCGTGAAGACCGCGGGCGTCGACGAGTCGATCTGGACGTTCGAGGGTCCGGCGGTCGTCTGCGAGTCGCAGGACGAGGCCGTCGACAAGATCCTCAAGAAGGAGATCACACACGGCGACGTCGTGGTCATCCGCTACGAGGGCCCCAAGGGCGGCCCCGGCATGCAGGAGATGCTCTACCCGACGTCGTTCCTCAAGGGCCGCGGCCTCGGCAAGACCTGCGCCCTGATCACCGACGGCCGCTTCTCCGGCGGCACTTCGGGCCTCTCCATCGGCCACGCCTCCCCCGAGGCGGCCTCCGGCGGCACGATCGCCCTCGTCCAGGACGGCGACCGCATCCGCATCGACATCCCGAACCGCACGATCGAACTCCTCGTGTCCGACGAGGAGTTGGACGCCCGCCGCACCGCCCTCAACGGCGTCTACGCCCCCGCCAACCGCGACCGCAAGGTCTCCGCCGCCCTGCGCGCCTACGCCGCGATGGCGACGAGCGCGGACAAGGGCGCGGTGCGGGACGTCTCCAAGCTGGGCTGA
- a CDS encoding serine/threonine-protein kinase, with the protein MAPQRNTGAGAEAELPEYAGHYRLESCLGSGGMGVVHLASSTSGLRLAVKVVHAEFAGDPEFRGRFRQEVAAARRVSGAFTAPVVDADPEAERPWMATLFIPGPTLAEHVKRNGAMPPAQLRRLMAGLAEALRDIHRVGVVHRDLKPSNVLLADDGPKVIDFGISRPKDSELRTETGKLIGTPPFMAPEQFRRPREVGPAADIFALGSVMVHAATGRGPFDSDSPYVVAYQVVHDEPDLAGVPGNLAPLVLRCLAKEPEDRPTPDELMRELRSVAASYDTQAFIPAQRTGRSEKPEVTEPEPESGAKASGPRAKGRRHKWTVLAAGALVLTAGGAFASVQLLDGSEPAPHGSSPRSAPAGFSGWHTKTAPKSSGTPQCSYGARKLFCSQPGQITALDPVDGTVLWRHAVAERGVSGVPPVLSGGLVHVMSDKDKRLEALDPSSGRTRWTRDVSAYDSLRYADGTVLLTGADGTVTGVDSASGDMKWRHRIPGQPVPYFTSFDGDPLAYATSAVGNGSRTRVTAVDPATGDVRWEARLNGALTPVGTSDGAVVFMVGDQNYGDAKAVLRYDPRSRASRRVVLPVRLEQAQATVRGGLVYLMAAGGSLAAVDLDAGGQRWRLETAVSRGSAPVADDRYVYFTAADGRLVAVDTRKGRLVGQTAPRLGTKSGQVMASLPVPVIVNGRIYTSAPDGTVFGMPGTDPSGW; encoded by the coding sequence ATGGCGCCACAGCGGAATACCGGAGCGGGCGCGGAAGCGGAACTTCCGGAGTACGCCGGTCATTACCGGCTGGAGTCATGCCTGGGCTCCGGCGGCATGGGCGTGGTCCATTTGGCCAGCTCGACCTCCGGGCTGCGGCTCGCGGTCAAGGTCGTGCACGCGGAGTTCGCCGGAGACCCCGAATTCAGGGGGCGTTTCCGGCAGGAGGTGGCCGCTGCGAGACGGGTGAGCGGTGCCTTCACCGCGCCGGTGGTCGACGCCGACCCGGAGGCCGAACGGCCGTGGATGGCCACGCTGTTCATCCCGGGGCCCACGCTCGCGGAGCACGTGAAGCGGAACGGGGCGATGCCTCCGGCCCAGTTGCGCCGCCTGATGGCGGGGCTCGCCGAGGCTCTGCGTGACATCCACCGCGTGGGAGTGGTGCACCGGGACCTCAAGCCCAGCAACGTCCTGCTCGCCGATGACGGGCCGAAGGTCATCGACTTCGGCATTTCCCGGCCAAAGGACAGCGAACTGCGGACCGAGACGGGCAAGTTGATCGGCACCCCGCCGTTCATGGCGCCCGAACAGTTCCGTCGGCCGCGCGAAGTGGGGCCCGCCGCCGACATCTTCGCGCTCGGCTCGGTCATGGTGCACGCGGCGACCGGGCGGGGGCCGTTCGACTCCGACAGCCCGTACGTCGTCGCCTACCAAGTCGTGCACGACGAGCCCGACTTGGCCGGCGTACCGGGGAATCTGGCACCGCTGGTACTGCGCTGCCTCGCCAAGGAACCCGAGGATCGCCCCACTCCGGACGAGCTGATGCGCGAACTGCGGTCGGTGGCGGCCTCGTACGACACCCAGGCGTTCATACCGGCCCAGCGGACGGGCAGGTCGGAAAAGCCGGAGGTCACGGAACCGGAGCCGGAGTCCGGTGCCAAGGCGTCCGGGCCGCGCGCCAAGGGGCGGCGCCACAAGTGGACCGTCCTCGCGGCCGGGGCGCTCGTCCTCACCGCGGGCGGGGCGTTCGCCTCGGTTCAGCTGCTCGACGGCAGCGAGCCGGCGCCTCACGGCAGCAGCCCCCGGTCCGCGCCGGCGGGGTTCAGCGGCTGGCACACCAAGACGGCGCCGAAGAGCAGTGGCACGCCCCAATGCTCGTACGGCGCACGGAAGTTGTTCTGCTCGCAGCCGGGGCAGATCACCGCTCTGGATCCGGTCGACGGCACCGTGTTGTGGCGGCACGCCGTCGCCGAGCGAGGCGTCTCGGGCGTGCCGCCCGTCCTGTCGGGCGGTCTGGTGCACGTGATGTCGGACAAGGACAAGCGCCTGGAGGCGCTCGATCCGTCCTCGGGCAGGACACGGTGGACGCGGGACGTGTCCGCGTACGACAGCCTGCGGTACGCGGACGGCACCGTGCTCCTCACGGGTGCCGACGGCACGGTCACCGGCGTGGACAGCGCCTCGGGCGACATGAAGTGGCGCCACCGGATCCCGGGCCAACCGGTGCCGTACTTCACCTCGTTCGACGGGGATCCGCTGGCGTATGCGACGAGCGCGGTCGGCAACGGGTCGCGTACCCGGGTCACCGCCGTGGACCCGGCCACGGGTGACGTGCGGTGGGAAGCGCGGCTGAACGGCGCGCTGACGCCGGTCGGAACGAGCGACGGCGCCGTCGTCTTCATGGTGGGTGACCAGAACTACGGCGATGCGAAGGCCGTACTCCGGTACGACCCCCGGAGCCGGGCGTCGCGCCGGGTCGTGCTGCCCGTCCGGCTTGAGCAGGCCCAGGCAACCGTGCGCGGCGGCCTCGTCTACCTGATGGCGGCCGGGGGCTCGCTGGCGGCCGTCGACCTGGACGCGGGCGGGCAGCGGTGGCGCCTTGAGACGGCCGTGTCCCGGGGCTCGGCGCCGGTCGCCGACGACCGGTATGTGTACTTCACCGCCGCCGACGGGCGGCTCGTAGCCGTGGACACCCGCAAGGGGAGGCTGGTCGGACAGACCGCTCCACGGCTCGGCACGAAGTCCGGTCAGGTCATGGCCTCGCTGCCCGTGCCCGTGATCGTGAACGGCCGCATCTACACCAGCGCCCCCGACGGCACCGTCTTCGGTATGCCCGGGACCGACCCCTCCGGCTGGTGA
- a CDS encoding PaaX family transcriptional regulator C-terminal domain-containing protein, translating to MATDNAPRPQSLMLTFLGDQVLGRGVCVYSGSVIEVFARAGVGEHATRSTLTRMVNRGLLRRRREGRRMYFGLTERSEAILRDGEQRIWKTGAVNRDWDGTWSLLGFSLPESWQRQRHDLRSQLTWAGFGPLFSGLWIAPGEVDVSGILAELGLSAHVKVFRARADIGMDIAEMIDDTWDLAELADRYRAFDHAWRPLREAEAPGGQAGGDMSEDALALRLRLSTAWLSVIRSDPRLPVQHLPADWPAGPAEETFRAVHARLDAPARETARRLLETVPAEA from the coding sequence GTGGCCACCGACAACGCCCCGCGCCCGCAGTCCCTGATGCTGACCTTCCTCGGCGACCAGGTGCTCGGCCGCGGTGTGTGCGTGTACTCGGGGAGTGTCATCGAGGTGTTCGCCCGGGCCGGCGTCGGCGAGCACGCGACCCGGTCGACGCTGACCCGGATGGTCAACCGCGGGCTGTTGCGCCGACGGCGCGAGGGCCGCCGCATGTACTTCGGGCTCACCGAGCGCTCCGAGGCGATCCTGCGCGACGGCGAGCAGCGCATCTGGAAGACCGGCGCCGTCAACCGCGACTGGGACGGCACCTGGTCGCTGCTCGGCTTCTCGCTGCCCGAGTCGTGGCAGCGGCAGCGGCACGATCTGCGCTCACAGCTCACCTGGGCCGGGTTCGGGCCGCTGTTCAGCGGTCTGTGGATCGCGCCCGGCGAGGTCGACGTCTCCGGAATCCTGGCGGAGCTCGGGCTGTCCGCACACGTCAAGGTGTTCCGCGCGCGGGCCGACATCGGCATGGACATCGCCGAGATGATCGACGACACCTGGGACCTCGCCGAACTCGCCGACCGCTACCGCGCGTTCGACCACGCCTGGCGCCCCCTCAGAGAGGCGGAAGCGCCCGGCGGGCAGGCGGGCGGTGACATGTCCGAGGACGCCCTCGCACTGCGGCTGCGCCTGTCGACCGCGTGGCTGAGTGTGATCCGCAGCGACCCGCGCCTGCCCGTGCAGCACCTGCCCGCCGACTGGCCCGCGGGCCCGGCGGAGGAGACGTTCCGCGCGGTGCACGCCCGCCTGGACGCGCCCGCCCGGGAGACGGCGCGGCGCCTGCTGGAGACGGTACCCGCGGAGGCGTAG
- a CDS encoding peptidase: protein MVMGSPVAANADTHYYPVAPGYALNVRSGPGTGYSIVRVLAEGSHVPIFCQTPSEYVTGPYGTTKIWDSIGVGEYVSDAYVKTGSDGYIAARCA from the coding sequence ATGGTCATGGGCTCACCCGTGGCCGCGAACGCGGACACTCACTACTACCCGGTCGCGCCCGGCTACGCGCTCAACGTCCGCAGTGGCCCCGGCACCGGCTACAGCATCGTCCGTGTCCTGGCCGAGGGGTCTCATGTACCGATCTTCTGCCAGACCCCGAGCGAGTACGTGACCGGTCCGTACGGCACGACGAAGATCTGGGACAGCATCGGCGTAGGCGAGTACGTCTCCGATGCCTATGTGAAGACCGGCAGCGACGGCTACATCGCGGCGCGCTGCGCCTGA
- a CDS encoding sugar phosphate isomerase/epimerase family protein: protein MAKPVVRIPDAKVALSTASVYPESTATAFEIAARLGYDGVEVMVWTDPVSQDIEALRRLSDYHQVPILAVHAPCLLITQRVWSTDPWIKLQRAQAAAEKLGATTVVVHPPFRWQRQYARDFVTGIWRMANETDVRFAVENMYPWRYRDREMLAYAPDWDVTKDDYRHFTIDLSHTATARTDATEMIDRMGDRLGHVHLADGNGSNKDEHLVPGRGTQPCAELLERLALTGFDGHVVIEVNTRRAMSSAEREADLAEALAFTRLHLASAAVKVPRQ, encoded by the coding sequence GTGGCAAAACCAGTGGTGCGCATCCCGGATGCGAAGGTCGCGCTGTCCACGGCCTCCGTGTATCCGGAGTCGACGGCGACGGCCTTCGAGATCGCCGCGCGCCTCGGTTACGACGGCGTCGAGGTCATGGTGTGGACCGACCCGGTCAGCCAGGACATCGAGGCCCTGCGTCGGCTCAGCGACTACCACCAGGTCCCGATACTCGCCGTCCACGCCCCATGCCTGCTGATCACGCAGCGCGTCTGGTCCACAGACCCCTGGATCAAGCTCCAGCGCGCCCAGGCGGCAGCCGAGAAGCTCGGGGCGACAACCGTCGTCGTACACCCCCCGTTCCGCTGGCAGCGCCAGTACGCCCGCGACTTCGTCACCGGCATCTGGCGCATGGCGAACGAGACGGACGTACGATTCGCCGTCGAAAACATGTACCCGTGGCGCTACCGCGACCGCGAGATGCTCGCGTACGCCCCCGACTGGGACGTCACGAAGGACGACTACCGGCACTTCACGATCGACCTCAGCCACACCGCGACGGCCCGCACGGACGCGACGGAGATGATCGACCGCATGGGCGACCGCCTCGGCCATGTGCACCTCGCCGACGGCAACGGCTCCAACAAGGACGAGCACCTGGTCCCCGGCCGCGGCACGCAGCCCTGCGCCGAACTCCTGGAGCGCCTGGCGCTCACCGGCTTCGACGGCCATGTCGTCATCGAGGTCAACACCCGCCGCGCGATGTCCAGCGCCGAACGCGAGGCCGACCTCGCGGAGGCCCTGGCCTTCACCCGGCTCCACCTCGCCTCCGCCGCGGTCAAGGTGCCCCGCCAGTGA